The Apis mellifera strain DH4 linkage group LG8, Amel_HAv3.1, whole genome shotgun sequence genome contains a region encoding:
- the LOC102655399 gene encoding proteasome assembly chaperone 4: protein MENQSEEMVKSQCDLKFHEFMAQIGDLSIVYHMIKMEDSLYVWVGNYNDNTMNDLSFAIKSPYEKEPVTTKIMGSIFNDCSSNLAKRLSKKLSMPVYISFNIFNLNNLSLLLIEKRLRDELNLHPDFLI, encoded by the coding sequence ATGGAGAATCAATCAGAAGAAATGGTAAAAAGCCAATgcgatttgaaatttcatgaatttatGGCACAAATTGGTGACTTGTCAATTGTTTATCATATGATTAAAATGGAAGATTCTCTTTATGTGTGGGTGggtaattataatgataatactaTGAATGATTTGTCTTTTGCAATTAAATCACCGTATGAAAAGGAACCAGTTACAACAAAGATAATGGGATCAATCTTCAATGATTGTTCGAGTAATCTTGCTAAAAGACTttcaaaaaaactttcaatgcCTGTTTACatcagttttaatatttttaatcttaataatttatctttactacttattgaaaaaagaCTACGAGATGAACTTAATTTACAtcctgattttttaatttaa